A window from Bos taurus isolate L1 Dominette 01449 registration number 42190680 breed Hereford unplaced genomic scaffold, ARS-UCD2.0 Leftover_ScbfJmS_1194, whole genome shotgun sequence encodes these proteins:
- the LOC132344729 gene encoding histone H4-like, translating to MSGRGKGGKGLGKGGAKRHRKVLRDNIQGITKPAIRRLARRGGVKRISGLIYEETRGVLKVFLENVLRDAVTYTEHAKHKTVTAMDVVYALKRQGRTLYGSTHLQFRQEPQGSCDFRLRSQGPCRLGTGESGLVLG from the coding sequence atgtctggaagAGGAAAAGGCGGCAAAGGCTTAGGCAAGGGTGGTGCCAAGCGCCACCGCAAAGTCTTGAGAGATAACATCCAAGGCATCACCAAGCCCGCCATTCGGCGCCTTGCTCGGCGTGGGGGAGTCAAACGCATTTCCGGCCTCATTTACGAGGAGACCCGAGGCGTGTTGAAGGTGTTTCTGGAGAATGTTCTTCGGGACGCGGTCACCTACACAGAGCACGCCAAGCACAAGACGGTCACTGCCATGGACGTAGTCTACGCGCTAAAGCGGCAGGGACGCACCCTCTACGGCTCAActcatctccagttcaggcaggaacctcagggttcctgtgatttcagactccgatcgcagggtccctgcagacttgggacaggagagtcaggcctggtcttgggttga